The proteins below come from a single Streptomyces spongiicola genomic window:
- a CDS encoding CAP domain-containing protein — MRKHRRKTHHRKITIAAVALGAVAVPSVAMACLDPQESQENLESRDSRSWGEWRNASDESAWQRGDWDWKSKHGGEPGGEQPGSEPGAAQPDGSAPAPQAPQAPQTPAPAAPAPAPSPASPEPAAPKPAAPASQPATSKPAASPNTPAPSAPASGAVARVVQLVNSERGKAGCSPLTVNAKLAKAAQDHSKDMAAHRNMSHTGSDGSNPGTRITRAGYHWSTYGENVAYGYETPEKVMAGWMSSPGHKKNILNCEFKEIGVGLAQPGNYWTQSFGTAR; from the coding sequence ATGAGGAAGCACCGCAGGAAGACGCACCACCGGAAGATAACGATCGCCGCTGTCGCCCTGGGCGCCGTGGCCGTGCCCTCCGTCGCCATGGCCTGTCTGGACCCGCAGGAAAGCCAGGAAAACCTCGAGAGCCGTGACAGCCGGTCCTGGGGGGAGTGGCGGAACGCCTCGGACGAGTCCGCATGGCAGCGGGGCGACTGGGACTGGAAGAGCAAGCACGGTGGTGAGCCCGGCGGCGAGCAGCCCGGTTCGGAGCCGGGCGCCGCCCAGCCCGACGGCTCGGCCCCGGCACCGCAGGCACCGCAGGCACCGCAGACCCCCGCTCCCGCCGCCCCCGCTCCCGCCCCCTCGCCGGCATCGCCGGAGCCCGCGGCACCGAAGCCGGCCGCCCCCGCGTCGCAGCCGGCCACTTCGAAGCCCGCGGCCTCCCCGAACACGCCCGCGCCCTCCGCTCCTGCCTCCGGTGCCGTCGCTCGCGTCGTGCAGCTGGTCAACAGCGAGCGCGGAAAGGCCGGATGCTCCCCCCTGACCGTCAACGCCAAGCTGGCCAAGGCCGCCCAGGACCACAGCAAGGACATGGCCGCCCACCGCAACATGTCCCACACGGGGTCCGACGGCTCGAACCCGGGCACCCGCATCACCCGCGCCGGCTACCACTGGAGCACGTACGGCGAGAACGTCGCCTACGGCTACGAGACCCCGGAGAAGGTCATGGCGGGCTGGATGTCCAGCCCGGGACACAAGAAGAACATCCTGAACTGCGAGTTCAAGGAGATCGGCGTCGGCCTCGCGCAGCCGGGGAACTACTGGACCCAGAGCTTCGGCACCGCCCGCTGA
- a CDS encoding HhH-GPD-type base excision DNA repair protein, with the protein MSPEIHLAQQPEADELLGRSPLALMIGMLLDQQVPMEWAFTGPFTIAERLGKNDLDAREIAALDPEGFAALLSRKPAVHRYPGSMAKRIHQLCRYLVAEYDGDPTALWSDAPSGPEVLGRLLALPGFGRQKAQIFLALLGKQYGVRPEGWREAAGAYGEERAHRSAADITGPESLARVRAHKQELKRAAKGAE; encoded by the coding sequence ATGAGTCCCGAGATCCACCTCGCCCAGCAGCCCGAGGCCGACGAACTCCTCGGGCGCAGTCCGCTCGCCCTCATGATCGGCATGCTGCTGGACCAGCAGGTCCCGATGGAGTGGGCCTTCACCGGCCCCTTCACGATCGCCGAGCGCCTGGGAAAGAACGATCTCGACGCCCGTGAGATCGCCGCCCTGGACCCCGAGGGTTTCGCCGCGCTGCTGTCGCGGAAGCCCGCCGTGCACCGCTATCCGGGGTCGATGGCGAAGCGGATCCACCAGTTGTGCCGGTACCTGGTGGCCGAGTACGACGGCGACCCGACGGCGCTGTGGAGCGACGCGCCGTCGGGCCCGGAGGTGCTCGGCCGGCTGCTCGCCCTGCCCGGCTTCGGCAGGCAGAAGGCCCAGATCTTCCTCGCCCTGCTGGGCAAGCAGTACGGGGTGAGACCTGAGGGGTGGCGGGAGGCCGCGGGGGCGTACGGCGAGGAACGCGCCCACCGTTCGGCCGCGGACATCACGGGGCCGGAGTCGCTGGCCAGGGTCCGGGCGCACAAGCAGGAGCTGAAGCGCGCGGCGAAGGGAGCCGAATGA
- a CDS encoding RNA polymerase sigma factor SigF — protein sequence MPASTAPQVPPQNESEGRAKQSRGADTRALTQLLFAQMKDLEPGTPEHTRVRAALIEANLPLVRYAAARFRSRNEPMEDVVQVGTIGLINAIDRFDPERGVQFPTFAMPTVVGEIKRYFRDNVRTVHVPRRLHELWVQVNGATEDLTTAHGRSPTTAEIAERLKISEDEVLACIEAGRSYHATSLEAAQEGDGLPGLLDRLGYEDPALAGVEHRDLVRHLLVQLPEREQRILLLRYYSNLTQSQISAELGVSQMHVSRLLARSFARLRSANRNEA from the coding sequence GTGCCGGCCAGTACTGCGCCTCAAGTGCCACCCCAGAACGAGAGCGAGGGCCGGGCCAAGCAGAGCCGGGGCGCGGACACCAGGGCGCTGACCCAGCTGCTCTTCGCCCAGATGAAGGACCTGGAACCGGGTACGCCGGAGCACACCCGTGTCCGGGCCGCGCTGATCGAGGCCAATCTGCCGCTGGTGCGGTACGCGGCGGCACGCTTCCGCAGTCGCAACGAGCCGATGGAGGACGTCGTCCAGGTCGGCACGATCGGCCTCATCAACGCGATCGACCGCTTCGACCCCGAGCGGGGCGTGCAGTTCCCGACGTTCGCGATGCCGACCGTGGTCGGCGAGATCAAGCGGTACTTCCGCGACAACGTCCGGACCGTGCATGTGCCACGCCGGCTGCACGAGCTGTGGGTGCAGGTCAACGGCGCGACGGAGGACCTGACCACGGCGCACGGGCGGTCCCCCACGACGGCCGAGATCGCCGAGCGCCTGAAGATCTCCGAGGACGAGGTCCTCGCCTGCATCGAGGCGGGCCGGTCGTACCACGCGACGTCACTGGAGGCCGCACAGGAAGGCGACGGCCTGCCGGGCCTGCTGGACCGGCTGGGCTACGAGGACCCCGCGCTCGCCGGGGTCGAGCATCGCGACCTGGTGCGCCATCTCCTCGTACAGCTGCCCGAGCGCGAACAGCGGATCCTGCTGCTGCGCTACTACAGCAATCTGACGCAGTCCCAGATCAGCGCCGAGCTGGGAGTCTCGCAGATGCATGTGTCAAGACTCCTCGCCCGCAGCTTCGCGCGACTGAGATCCGCAAACAGGAACGAGGCATAA
- a CDS encoding LytR C-terminal domain-containing protein, translating to MSMLTPPGMGGKYRITGNAYPRMRRPRRRRKVVIAAVAAVAVLGLGGWGTLQLIDAFSGDTRKAAAKSQAAACKPGAAPSAVPAPPRPAQITVNVYNATPRSGLAKATADELQKRGFNIGKVGNASPEYDKKVPGAGLLLGAPDAYEGPFGVLGTQLAGAQLKADTRTSADVDLIIGTAFKELNSKPVADRALAALAQPSPAPGECN from the coding sequence ATGAGCATGCTCACTCCCCCAGGCATGGGCGGAAAGTACCGCATCACGGGCAATGCGTATCCGCGTATGCGCCGTCCTCGTCGCCGCCGCAAGGTCGTGATCGCAGCCGTCGCAGCCGTGGCCGTCCTCGGCCTCGGCGGGTGGGGAACGCTGCAGCTCATCGACGCCTTCTCGGGCGATACCAGGAAGGCAGCCGCCAAGAGCCAGGCCGCGGCGTGCAAGCCCGGGGCCGCACCGTCCGCCGTGCCCGCGCCGCCCAGGCCCGCGCAGATCACCGTCAACGTCTACAACGCCACCCCGCGCAGCGGACTGGCCAAGGCCACCGCCGACGAACTCCAGAAGCGCGGCTTCAACATCGGCAAGGTGGGCAACGCGTCACCGGAGTACGACAAGAAGGTGCCCGGCGCCGGGCTGCTGCTGGGCGCGCCGGACGCCTACGAGGGACCTTTCGGCGTACTGGGCACCCAGCTCGCCGGCGCCCAGCTCAAAGCCGACACCCGCACCTCGGCCGACGTCGACCTGATCATCGGCACCGCCTTCAAGGAGCTGAACAGCAAGCCGGTCGCGGACAGGGCGCTCGCCGCGCTGGCCCAGCCCTCGCCGGCGCCGGGCGAGTGCAACTGA
- a CDS encoding dehydroquinate synthase/iron-containing alcohol dehydrogenase family protein: MEFVSQSIREAVCGAVDDSTIVVADSHNFPIVRGLGETVLVAEPHVDTVNDIRTGYRYEKVIAVGGCSVLDVGRACAQPGALTVFPSILSHSCLSTDRSVLIRDGVRTSSRTVAPVVTVISKPSVQAAHRGQGVKWTTSGLGDLFSSFSASIEWQWPSGADDRNHLSPIEVTARVPVVRAAAEWVLGSPGRAGDLDLWSLARYSHESSLEVLRLGHTRLNAASEHQLCYRLQERYPYPADRATHGRLVSIGTLLVCAMFSRSSSEHDFYRSIRRLYEKSGLPSDYGGLNRIGVQREHILRGLDDLSGTDCLLGRLYRRYGSGMADDVFG; encoded by the coding sequence TTGGAGTTCGTTTCGCAGTCGATCCGGGAGGCCGTTTGCGGCGCCGTGGACGACTCCACCATCGTCGTGGCCGACAGCCACAACTTCCCCATCGTCCGGGGGCTGGGCGAGACGGTGCTCGTCGCCGAGCCGCACGTCGACACCGTGAACGACATCCGGACCGGCTATCGGTACGAGAAGGTGATCGCCGTCGGCGGCTGCTCGGTGCTGGACGTGGGCCGGGCCTGCGCCCAACCGGGAGCCCTGACGGTGTTTCCGTCGATTCTCTCCCACTCGTGCCTGAGCACGGACCGCAGCGTGCTGATCCGGGACGGTGTCCGTACCAGCAGCCGTACCGTCGCACCGGTCGTGACGGTGATCAGCAAGCCCTCCGTCCAGGCGGCCCACAGGGGCCAAGGCGTCAAATGGACCACCTCGGGCCTTGGCGACCTCTTCAGCTCGTTCAGTGCCTCGATCGAGTGGCAGTGGCCCTCCGGGGCGGACGACCGGAACCACCTGTCGCCCATCGAGGTGACGGCCCGGGTCCCCGTCGTCCGGGCAGCTGCCGAATGGGTGCTCGGCAGTCCGGGCCGGGCCGGCGATCTGGACCTCTGGTCCCTGGCCCGGTACTCGCACGAGTCGTCTCTCGAAGTGCTGCGCCTGGGCCACACCAGGTTGAACGCCGCGAGCGAACACCAGCTCTGCTACCGGCTCCAGGAGAGGTATCCCTACCCTGCCGACCGCGCGACACATGGACGGCTGGTCAGCATCGGAACGCTTCTGGTGTGTGCGATGTTCTCCCGGAGCAGCAGTGAGCACGACTTCTACCGGTCGATCCGCCGGCTCTACGAGAAGTCCGGACTTCCCAGCGACTACGGAGGCCTGAACCGCATCGGCGTCCAGCGTGAGCACATCCTCCGCGGGCTGGACGATCTGTCCGGGACCGACTGCCTTCTCGGACGGTTGTATCGCAGGTACGGGTCCGGCATGGCCGACGACGTCTTCGGGTGA
- a CDS encoding tRNA adenosine deaminase-associated protein has product MYFAALLARTEDGWVASDTELDDVESLSDLADLARDASVNEDTVIAFIEQEDTWFGIVRVDGEEDPRVFVSDAASAARSSYGAMLTDELLGKDEEDDELDSLDLDGTEDGEPESEDEPSEDSEAVPVGPLGDSDLLADLGMSAKELCALSSEALTEIADTLGASEMLEAVR; this is encoded by the coding sequence GTGTACTTCGCCGCACTGCTCGCGCGCACCGAAGACGGGTGGGTAGCGAGCGACACAGAGCTCGACGATGTGGAGTCCCTGTCGGATCTGGCCGACTTGGCCCGCGACGCCTCGGTGAACGAGGACACGGTGATCGCCTTCATCGAGCAGGAAGACACTTGGTTCGGCATCGTCCGGGTGGACGGCGAGGAGGATCCTCGCGTCTTCGTCTCGGACGCCGCCTCGGCAGCACGCTCCTCCTACGGTGCGATGCTCACGGACGAGCTGCTCGGCAAGGACGAGGAGGATGACGAGCTGGACTCGCTCGACCTCGACGGCACGGAGGACGGTGAGCCGGAGAGCGAGGACGAGCCGTCCGAGGACTCCGAAGCGGTCCCGGTCGGACCGCTCGGCGACTCGGATCTGCTCGCCGACCTCGGAATGTCCGCGAAGGAGCTCTGCGCGCTCAGCTCCGAGGCGCTCACCGAGATCGCCGACACCCTCGGCGCCTCCGAGATGCTGGAGGCCGTCCGCTAG
- a CDS encoding YncE family protein: protein MKTALPPALAGAAVALAVVAASAPASAAPVPRTPAAASTTSTASAAPGSSASSGLREVLFVGNNWDGTADVLEPSGSLARIGRINVIPDKRQRMLEIHLNPLKLAYFLGIRWSVGEGHDQFVDDMYSTPDGSAVVVSRPSFADVVSVDVSSGRINWRFPVSGYRSDHMAVSPDGTRVAVSASTSNRVHVLDIRTGRETGSFATGDKPHENVFTDGGSRIWNSAIGEVGTALDDPVWDFTKGDRKITVVDAKTYRTVEVIDMRQRLDAFGRKDLSDAVRPVAFTPDESKLYFQVSFFNGFLEYDVAADRITRVKTLPKNPATSEDRTTWVNDSRHHGISMSPAGDKICVAGTMDDYATVVDRATLREGPLVPASKPYWATVSGDGRSCVVSESGSDSVSAIDFATGRKVASVPVGDHPQRVRLGKVAADWRAPSARWK, encoded by the coding sequence GTGAAGACAGCTCTCCCTCCGGCTCTGGCCGGTGCCGCCGTCGCCCTCGCGGTCGTCGCCGCCTCCGCCCCGGCGTCCGCTGCACCGGTGCCTCGGACGCCCGCGGCGGCCTCCACGACCTCCACGGCCTCCGCCGCCCCCGGCTCGTCCGCCTCGTCCGGCCTACGCGAGGTGCTGTTCGTCGGCAACAACTGGGACGGCACCGCCGACGTACTGGAACCCTCCGGCTCCCTCGCCAGGATCGGCCGGATCAACGTGATCCCGGACAAGCGCCAGCGGATGCTGGAGATCCACCTCAACCCCCTGAAGCTCGCGTACTTCCTCGGCATCCGGTGGTCCGTCGGCGAGGGCCACGACCAGTTCGTCGACGACATGTACTCGACGCCGGACGGGTCGGCCGTCGTGGTGTCCCGCCCCAGTTTCGCCGACGTCGTCTCCGTCGACGTGTCCAGCGGACGGATCAACTGGCGCTTCCCGGTGTCGGGCTACCGCTCCGACCACATGGCGGTGTCCCCGGACGGGACCCGCGTCGCGGTCTCCGCGTCGACGTCCAACCGGGTACACGTCCTGGACATCCGGACCGGCCGGGAGACGGGCTCGTTCGCCACCGGCGACAAGCCTCACGAGAACGTCTTCACCGACGGCGGCAGCCGGATCTGGAACAGCGCCATCGGCGAGGTCGGCACCGCGCTGGACGATCCCGTCTGGGACTTCACCAAGGGCGACCGCAAGATCACCGTCGTCGACGCGAAGACGTACCGCACGGTCGAGGTCATCGACATGCGGCAGCGGCTGGACGCCTTCGGCCGCAAGGACCTCTCGGACGCGGTGCGGCCCGTGGCGTTCACCCCCGACGAGTCGAAGCTCTACTTCCAGGTGTCCTTCTTCAACGGCTTCCTGGAGTACGACGTGGCCGCCGACCGGATCACCCGCGTGAAGACCCTCCCGAAGAATCCGGCGACCAGCGAGGACCGCACGACCTGGGTCAACGACTCCCGCCACCACGGCATCTCGATGAGCCCCGCGGGCGACAAGATCTGCGTCGCCGGAACGATGGACGACTACGCGACGGTGGTCGACCGGGCCACCCTCCGGGAGGGCCCGCTGGTCCCGGCGTCGAAGCCGTACTGGGCCACGGTGAGCGGGGACGGAAGGTCCTGTGTGGTCTCCGAGAGCGGATCGGACTCGGTCTCGGCGATCGACTTCGCCACCGGCCGGAAGGTGGCGAGCGTGCCGGTGGGCGACCATCCGCAGCGCGTGCGGCTCGGCAAGGTGGCGGCGGACTGGCGGGCGCCCTCGGCCCGGTGGAAGTAG
- a CDS encoding type II toxin-antitoxin system VapB family antitoxin: MIFKRIGNGRPYPDHGRESTRQWADVAPRPVRLDQLVTTKGQLDLETLLAEDSTFYGDLFAHVVKWQGDLYLEDGLHRAVRAALQQRQVLHARVLEFD; this comes from the coding sequence GTGATCTTCAAGCGCATCGGCAACGGGCGGCCGTATCCCGACCACGGCCGGGAAAGCACCCGGCAGTGGGCGGATGTAGCGCCGCGCCCGGTCCGCCTCGATCAGCTCGTGACCACCAAGGGCCAGCTGGACCTCGAGACCCTCCTCGCCGAGGACTCGACCTTCTACGGCGACCTCTTCGCCCATGTCGTGAAGTGGCAGGGCGACCTCTATCTCGAGGACGGGCTGCACCGCGCCGTGCGCGCGGCACTCCAGCAGCGGCAGGTGCTGCACGCCCGGGTGCTGGAGTTCGACTGA
- a CDS encoding helicase HerA-like domain-containing protein, whose product MTEPEQPTPSADPSGPADPSGGLRQIASGYAFPGPALELGALLDGGRCLPGAPVRIPLGMLNRHGLVAGATGTGKTKTLQLLAEQLSSNGVPVFLADMKGDLSGIAAPGQGGEKVEERAAQVGQDWHAGGFPAEFYALGGIGHGIPVRATVTDFGPMLLSKVLQLNRTQEQSLGLVFHYADAKGLELVDLKDLRAVVAFLVSDPGKVELKGIGGLSTATAGVILRAVTLFEQQGASDFFGEPEFDTGELLRTAPDGRGVVSVLELPGVQDRPRLFSTFLMWLLADLYADLPEVGDLGRPKLVFFFDEAHLLFNGASKAFLEAVTRTVRLIRSKGVGVFFVTQTPSDVPGDVLGQLGNRVQHALRAFTPDDARALKATVRTFPDSAYDLEEVLTSLGTGEAVVTVLNESGAPTPVAVTRLRAPQSLMGPLGDTGLDAAARSSVLYPRYAQAVDRESAYERLTAEQQAAEESALRAAREADAAREAEEAAREAEEAARGAEPASRTSRRADSPAGQGMGSGLFTSLARSVGTQLGREISRSLFGTARRRRR is encoded by the coding sequence ATGACTGAGCCCGAGCAGCCGACGCCGTCCGCGGACCCGTCCGGGCCGGCGGATCCCTCCGGCGGGTTGCGGCAGATCGCCTCCGGCTACGCCTTCCCCGGACCCGCTCTCGAGCTGGGCGCGCTGCTGGACGGCGGCCGGTGCCTTCCCGGAGCTCCCGTCAGGATCCCGCTCGGCATGCTCAACCGCCACGGTCTGGTCGCCGGCGCGACCGGCACCGGCAAGACCAAGACGCTCCAGCTCCTCGCGGAGCAGCTGTCGTCGAACGGTGTCCCCGTCTTCCTCGCCGACATGAAGGGCGACCTCTCCGGGATCGCCGCGCCCGGCCAGGGCGGGGAGAAGGTGGAGGAGCGAGCCGCGCAGGTGGGCCAGGACTGGCATGCCGGGGGATTCCCCGCGGAGTTCTACGCGCTGGGCGGCATCGGCCACGGCATCCCCGTCCGCGCCACCGTCACGGACTTCGGGCCGATGCTGCTGTCCAAGGTGCTCCAGCTCAACCGGACGCAGGAGCAGTCCCTCGGGCTGGTCTTCCACTACGCCGACGCCAAGGGCCTGGAGCTGGTGGACCTCAAGGACCTGAGGGCCGTGGTCGCGTTCCTGGTGTCGGACCCGGGGAAGGTGGAGCTGAAGGGTATCGGCGGGCTGTCCACCGCCACGGCCGGGGTGATCCTGCGGGCCGTCACGCTCTTCGAGCAGCAGGGTGCGAGCGACTTCTTCGGCGAGCCGGAGTTCGACACGGGCGAGCTGCTGCGGACGGCGCCCGACGGACGCGGGGTCGTGTCCGTGCTGGAACTCCCCGGGGTGCAGGACCGGCCGCGGCTCTTCTCCACCTTCCTGATGTGGTTGCTCGCGGACCTGTACGCGGATCTGCCGGAGGTCGGCGACCTCGGCAGGCCGAAGCTGGTGTTCTTCTTCGACGAGGCGCACCTGCTGTTCAACGGAGCCTCCAAGGCGTTCCTGGAGGCGGTCACCCGGACGGTGCGTCTGATCCGCTCGAAGGGCGTCGGGGTCTTCTTCGTGACGCAGACCCCCAGCGACGTGCCCGGTGACGTGCTGGGGCAGCTGGGCAACCGGGTGCAGCACGCGCTGAGGGCGTTCACCCCGGACGACGCCAGGGCGCTGAAGGCGACGGTGCGGACCTTTCCGGATTCCGCGTACGACCTGGAGGAGGTCCTCACCTCGCTGGGTACGGGAGAGGCGGTCGTCACGGTGCTGAACGAGTCGGGCGCGCCGACCCCCGTCGCGGTGACACGGCTGCGGGCACCGCAGTCGCTGATGGGTCCGCTCGGCGACACCGGGCTGGACGCCGCGGCGAGGTCCTCCGTGCTGTACCCGCGCTACGCGCAGGCCGTGGACCGGGAGTCGGCGTACGAGAGGCTGACGGCGGAGCAGCAGGCGGCCGAGGAGTCGGCGTTGCGTGCCGCTCGGGAGGCGGATGCCGCGCGAGAAGCGGAAGAGGCCGCGCGGGAGGCGGAAGAGGCCGCCCGCGGTGCGGAACCCGCCTCCCGAACGTCGCGGCGGGCGGACTCCCCGGCCGGGCAGGGGATGGGCAGCGGTCTGTTCACGTCCCTGGCCCGCTCGGTCGGCACCCAGCTCGGGCGGGAGATCTCCCGTTCCCTCTTCGGCACGGCCCGCAGGCGCCGCCGGTAG
- a CDS encoding M28 family metallopeptidase → MATVAAAALATPLLLASASPATADRHDPARQAAKQAAKLSKKLVRKSSAEDAFKHLKKFQQIADSTGGHRAAGSLGYDASAAYVYQQLKKAGYDVSYQNFDFIYTETQAEKLSVVSPAPRDIAISAMTYTKSTPAGGVRADLAAVPVDADGTTGCEPGDFASGTFTGKVALIRRGGCTFALKQQNAAEAGAIGAIIYNNTEGSLSGTLGGPEAGKIPTGGITQAEGAKLAEDLAKGPVSIDFEIRQLQEKRTTRNVVAETRRGNAANTVMLGAHLDSVTAGPGINDNGSGSAGLLEVALEFAKAEKRPANKVRFAWWGAEENGLLGSEHYVANLSDLGKKEIKLYLNFDMIASPNYGLFVYDGDDSDGVGAPAGPEGSAQLERDINEFMDRVGAPHEGTDFTGRSDYGPFVEAGIPSGGTFTGAEGIKSAAQVEKFGGTAGVAYDACYHAACDDISNISMKAFDVNIDVIANATGTYAHDLSSLRKPVVTVPTDGDTGSGGGLHDGHDHEVTE, encoded by the coding sequence GTGGCCACCGTGGCCGCAGCCGCACTCGCGACCCCGCTCCTGCTGGCATCCGCCTCGCCCGCAACCGCCGACCGGCACGACCCCGCCAGGCAAGCGGCCAAGCAAGCGGCCAAGCTCTCCAAGAAGCTGGTCCGCAAGTCGTCCGCCGAGGACGCCTTCAAGCACCTGAAGAAGTTCCAGCAGATAGCCGACAGCACCGGCGGCCACCGTGCCGCCGGTTCGCTGGGCTACGACGCCTCCGCCGCGTACGTCTACCAGCAGCTGAAGAAGGCCGGGTACGACGTCTCGTACCAGAACTTCGACTTCATATACACCGAGACCCAGGCCGAGAAGCTGTCGGTGGTCTCCCCCGCGCCGCGCGACATCGCGATATCGGCGATGACGTACACCAAGTCGACCCCCGCGGGCGGTGTCAGGGCCGACCTGGCCGCCGTCCCCGTGGACGCCGACGGCACCACGGGCTGCGAGCCCGGGGACTTCGCCTCCGGAACCTTCACCGGCAAGGTGGCGCTGATCCGGCGCGGTGGCTGCACGTTCGCCCTCAAGCAGCAGAACGCCGCCGAGGCGGGCGCGATCGGCGCGATCATCTACAACAACACCGAGGGATCGCTCTCCGGCACCCTCGGCGGCCCGGAGGCCGGGAAGATCCCGACCGGTGGCATCACCCAGGCCGAGGGCGCCAAACTGGCCGAGGACCTGGCCAAGGGCCCGGTGAGCATCGACTTCGAGATCCGCCAGCTCCAGGAGAAGCGCACCACGCGCAACGTCGTCGCGGAGACCCGGCGCGGAAACGCGGCCAACACCGTGATGCTGGGCGCCCACCTCGACTCCGTGACGGCCGGCCCCGGCATCAACGACAACGGTTCCGGCTCGGCCGGCCTGCTCGAGGTGGCCCTGGAGTTCGCCAAGGCCGAGAAGCGGCCCGCGAACAAGGTGCGGTTCGCCTGGTGGGGCGCCGAGGAGAACGGCCTGCTGGGCTCCGAGCACTACGTCGCGAACCTGAGCGACCTGGGCAAGAAGGAGATCAAGCTCTACCTGAACTTCGACATGATCGCGTCGCCGAACTACGGACTGTTCGTCTACGACGGCGACGACTCCGACGGCGTCGGCGCACCGGCCGGTCCGGAGGGTTCGGCCCAGCTGGAACGCGACATCAACGAGTTCATGGACCGCGTCGGCGCACCCCACGAGGGCACGGACTTCACGGGCCGCTCCGACTACGGCCCGTTCGTCGAGGCCGGCATCCCGTCCGGCGGCACGTTCACCGGCGCCGAGGGCATCAAGTCAGCCGCGCAGGTGGAGAAGTTCGGCGGCACGGCGGGCGTCGCCTACGACGCGTGCTACCACGCCGCGTGCGACGACATCAGCAACATCAGCATGAAGGCGTTCGACGTCAACATCGACGTCATCGCCAACGCCACCGGCACCTACGCACACGACCTGAGCTCGCTGCGCAAGCCGGTCGTCACCGTCCCCACGGACGGAGACACGGGCAGCGGTGGCGGTCTGCACGACGGCCACGACCACGAGGTCACCGAGTAG
- the upp gene encoding uracil phosphoribosyltransferase has product MRIHVVDHPLVAHKLTTLRDRRTDSPTFRRLADELVTLLAYEATRDVRTEQIDIRTPVEATTGVKLSRPRPLVVPILRAGLGMLDGMVRLLPTAEVGFLGMIRNEETLEASTYATRMPEDLSGRQVYVLDPMLATGGTLVAAIRELIKRGADDVTAVVLLAAPEGVEVMERELAGTPVTVVTASVDERLNEHGYIVPGLGDAGDRMYGAAE; this is encoded by the coding sequence ATGCGGATCCATGTCGTCGACCACCCCCTGGTGGCGCACAAGCTCACCACCCTGCGCGACCGGCGCACCGACTCCCCGACCTTCCGGCGCCTGGCCGACGAGCTGGTGACCCTGCTCGCGTACGAGGCCACGCGCGATGTGCGCACCGAGCAGATCGACATCCGGACGCCGGTGGAGGCGACCACGGGGGTGAAGCTCTCCCGCCCCCGGCCTCTGGTGGTGCCGATCCTGCGGGCCGGCCTCGGCATGCTCGACGGCATGGTCCGACTGCTGCCGACGGCCGAGGTGGGCTTCCTCGGCATGATCCGCAACGAGGAGACCCTGGAGGCGTCGACGTACGCGACGCGCATGCCGGAGGACCTCTCGGGCCGCCAGGTGTACGTTCTCGACCCGATGCTGGCCACGGGCGGCACGCTGGTCGCAGCGATCCGGGAACTGATCAAGCGCGGCGCCGACGATGTGACGGCGGTGGTGCTGCTGGCGGCGCCGGAGGGTGTCGAGGTGATGGAGCGCGAGCTCGCGGGCACCCCGGTGACCGTGGTGACGGCCTCCGTCGACGAGCGGCTCAACGAGCACGGCTACATCGTTCCCGGCCTGGGCGACGCGGGAGATCGGATGTACGGCGCCGCGGAGTAG
- a CDS encoding nucleotide triphosphate diphosphatase NUDT15 — MTEAERPKIGVGVMLLRDSAILLGRRLRAHGAGSYGWCGGHVEFGESLEEAAAREVMEESGLEVHGLSLLCVSNVREYGRHYIDIEFVADTLEGTPVVREPDRLESWAWYPLDSPPSPLFLPVQLALHSYRSGQMYNP, encoded by the coding sequence GTGACCGAGGCCGAACGACCGAAAATCGGAGTGGGCGTCATGCTGCTCAGGGATTCCGCAATCCTGCTGGGCAGGCGTCTGCGAGCGCACGGCGCCGGCAGTTACGGCTGGTGCGGCGGGCACGTGGAGTTCGGTGAGTCGCTGGAGGAAGCCGCTGCCCGGGAGGTCATGGAGGAGAGCGGCCTCGAAGTACACGGTCTCAGCCTGCTGTGCGTGAGCAATGTCCGCGAGTACGGGCGCCACTACATCGACATCGAGTTCGTCGCGGACACCTTGGAAGGCACTCCCGTCGTGAGAGAGCCGGACCGGTTGGAGAGCTGGGCCTGGTACCCGCTCGACTCGCCGCCCAGTCCACTGTTTCTGCCCGTGCAACTGGCTCTTCACAGTTATCGGTCGGGACAGATGTACAACCCGTGA